A region of Faecalibacterium taiwanense DNA encodes the following proteins:
- a CDS encoding ECF transporter S component produces MKNTKTLTRVALLVAIELVMKMVGLGSVPVGPLYMSFLTLPIAVGAITMGPAVGALLGGVFGAVSFYDAITGASAMTGALFQVSPVNTFILCVGMRVLMGLCCGLIFSGLKRFDKPGTWSYIVSAMSAPFLNTVFFMGWIVLAFYGCDYVQNLVSVKGAANPFMFVVLLVGVQGVAEFLVSGILGGIVARAVAKFVK; encoded by the coding sequence ATGAAAAATACGAAAACTCTTACCCGTGTGGCGCTGCTGGTTGCCATTGAGCTGGTCATGAAAATGGTGGGTCTGGGCAGTGTGCCTGTGGGCCCGCTGTACATGAGCTTCCTGACCCTTCCCATTGCAGTGGGTGCCATCACCATGGGCCCCGCTGTGGGCGCACTGCTGGGCGGTGTGTTCGGCGCAGTGAGCTTCTACGATGCCATCACCGGTGCTTCCGCTATGACGGGTGCGCTGTTTCAGGTAAGCCCTGTGAACACCTTTATCCTGTGCGTGGGTATGCGCGTGCTGATGGGCCTGTGCTGCGGCCTGATCTTCAGCGGCCTGAAGCGCTTTGATAAGCCCGGCACTTGGAGCTACATCGTCAGCGCCATGAGCGCCCCGTTCCTGAACACGGTGTTCTTCATGGGCTGGATCGTGCTGGCCTTCTACGGCTGTGACTACGTGCAGAACCTGGTGTCCGTCAAGGGTGCTGCGAACCCCTTCATGTTCGTGGTGCTGCTGGTCGGCGTGCAGGGCGTGGCCGAGTTCCTTGTCTCCGGCATTCTGGGCGGCATCGTAGCCCGTGCCGTGGCAAAGTTCGTAAAATAA
- the rfbC gene encoding dTDP-4-dehydrorhamnose 3,5-epimerase — MGKFTFTQTEIPGVVVIEPQVFGDDRGYFMETYQKDQFAEAGIDKEFVQDNQSRSTRGVLRGLHFQKNHTQGKLVRVTKGEVFDVAVDCRPHSATFGKWVGVTLSEENKKMFYIPEGFAHGFLVLSDVAEFCYKCTDVYDPTSEGGIPYDDPTVNVQWPDCGCEHKTSAKDKLHEPFAAQKFEYFEKW; from the coding sequence ATGGGCAAGTTTACGTTTACTCAGACCGAGATCCCCGGTGTTGTGGTCATTGAGCCGCAGGTGTTCGGCGACGACCGCGGCTATTTTATGGAGACCTATCAGAAGGATCAGTTTGCCGAAGCCGGCATCGATAAGGAATTCGTGCAGGACAACCAGAGCCGCTCCACCCGCGGCGTGCTGCGCGGCCTGCACTTCCAGAAGAACCACACGCAGGGCAAGCTGGTGCGCGTGACCAAGGGCGAGGTGTTTGACGTGGCCGTGGACTGCCGCCCCCACAGCGCCACCTTCGGCAAGTGGGTGGGCGTGACCCTTTCCGAGGAAAACAAGAAGATGTTCTACATCCCGGAGGGCTTTGCACACGGTTTTCTGGTGCTGAGCGATGTGGCAGAGTTCTGCTACAAGTGCACCGATGTGTATGACCCCACCAGCGAGGGCGGCATCCCCTACGATGACCCCACCGTGAACGTGCAGTGGCCGGACTGCGGCTGCGAGCACAAGACCAGCGCAAAGGACAAGCTGCACGAGCCCTTTGCTGCACAGAAGTTTGAATATTTTGAAAAGTGGTGA
- a CDS encoding NAD(P)-dependent oxidoreductase — MEAKKLFAVVGTDARQAAAGRVLERAGYAVGGAEQVALADYILLPLPLDAARTPLAELLRAAKPGAVALGGRLSVQAKTIAQKAGVELVDYFARPELTVYNAIPTAEGCIGILLAERTRTLWGTNLLLLGFGPVGQALGARLAALGANVTVCARRAEQRALAESLGLRGAELARLAALAPAFDTVVNTIPAPVLTEPVLAALRPGSLIVDLASKPGGTDFAAAQRLGCKAIHALSLPAACAPDTAGEAVARTVLTILREREEHT, encoded by the coding sequence ATGGAAGCGAAAAAGCTGTTTGCGGTGGTGGGCACCGATGCCCGGCAGGCGGCGGCAGGCCGGGTGCTGGAACGGGCAGGTTATGCGGTGGGCGGAGCCGAGCAGGTTGCACTGGCAGATTATATCCTGCTGCCTCTGCCGCTGGATGCGGCCCGCACCCCGCTGGCAGAGCTGCTGCGGGCCGCAAAGCCCGGTGCGGTGGCACTGGGCGGCAGGCTCTCAGTTCAGGCAAAGACCATCGCACAGAAAGCTGGCGTGGAGCTGGTGGATTACTTTGCCCGACCGGAGCTGACGGTGTACAATGCCATCCCTACGGCGGAGGGCTGCATTGGCATCCTGCTGGCCGAGCGCACCCGTACCCTGTGGGGCACAAACCTTTTGCTGCTGGGCTTTGGCCCGGTGGGGCAGGCGCTGGGGGCGCGGCTGGCGGCACTGGGGGCAAATGTGACTGTCTGTGCCCGGCGCGCCGAACAGCGTGCGCTGGCCGAGAGCCTTGGTCTGCGGGGTGCAGAGCTTGCCCGGCTGGCCGCGCTGGCTCCGGCCTTTGATACGGTGGTGAACACCATCCCGGCCCCGGTGCTGACCGAGCCGGTGCTGGCGGCTCTGCGGCCCGGCAGCCTGATCGTAGATCTGGCATCAAAGCCCGGCGGCACCGACTTCGCTGCGGCGCAGCGGCTGGGCTGCAAGGCCATCCATGCGCTCAGCCTGCCCGCCGCCTGTGCGCCGGACACGGCCGGGGAAGCGGTGGCGCGCACCGTGCTGACCATTTTGCGGGAGCGGGAGGAACACACATGA
- a CDS encoding ABC transporter permease, with translation MAKFKAMWNGFWCYRYLLWNLVSRDFKLKYRRSVLGVVWSVLNPLLMCLVYWAVFSSLMDMRGSGIDNFAVFLMCGQLLFNFFNEATSTGMSSVLGAAPLLKKVYIPKYIFPLEKCCFAMVNCVFSFVALLLVMIFTGAPFHLTLIEAVYPLVTLFFFSLGVGLLLAAATVFFRDIMHIWSVFITALLYFSAIFYDPTQMTFSIGGFNMQQIIKLNPMYWYITGFRRTVMWGIPLDFNMFAVCGCCAVLSMLVGVWVFRKTQDRFVLHI, from the coding sequence GTGGCAAAATTCAAAGCAATGTGGAACGGCTTCTGGTGCTACCGCTATCTGCTGTGGAACCTCGTCAGCCGTGACTTCAAGCTCAAATACCGCCGCAGCGTGCTGGGCGTGGTGTGGAGCGTTCTGAACCCGCTGCTCATGTGCCTTGTGTACTGGGCCGTGTTCAGCAGTCTGATGGACATGCGCGGCAGCGGCATCGACAACTTTGCCGTGTTCCTGATGTGCGGCCAGCTGCTGTTCAACTTCTTCAACGAGGCCACCTCCACCGGCATGAGCAGTGTGCTGGGCGCTGCGCCCCTGCTCAAAAAGGTGTATATCCCCAAGTATATCTTCCCGCTGGAAAAGTGCTGCTTTGCCATGGTGAACTGCGTGTTCAGCTTTGTGGCGCTGCTGCTGGTCATGATCTTTACCGGTGCACCCTTCCACCTGACCCTCATCGAGGCGGTCTACCCGCTGGTGACGCTGTTCTTCTTCAGTCTGGGCGTGGGCCTGCTTCTGGCAGCGGCTACCGTGTTCTTCCGGGATATCATGCACATCTGGAGCGTGTTCATCACCGCATTGCTGTATTTTTCCGCCATCTTCTACGATCCCACCCAGATGACCTTTTCCATCGGCGGGTTCAACATGCAGCAGATCATCAAGCTGAATCCCATGTACTGGTACATCACAGGCTTCCGCCGTACCGTGATGTGGGGCATCCCGCTGGATTTCAACATGTTCGCGGTGTGCGGCTGCTGCGCCGTGCTCTCCATGCTGGTGGGCGTGTGGGTGTTCC
- a CDS encoding D-alanyl-D-alanine carboxypeptidase family protein produces MKKLTAALCVVLLMICVFVPGAAAAGPALGATRAYCIIDADTGLVLAQQNMNEELHPASITKVMTLGLACEKAQGNWDDIKLTVTHEDVYSLAGTDSSHIALREGEEVPLTDALYATMMASANDGANLLAEYVGEGTIADGVAKMNARVEELGLAHTHFANPHGISDEDHYTSCYDMAQILRWALEQPGFEQVFTRNEMYTMQPTNIQPVTRYFSQQDKMRIGSSRYYISSILGSKLGYTNTARYSYACLAEQNGVRLICVTMQSELSTDKYNDMRTLLDYAFSTFTGYTDLPAQGITAPLSVVGGGGSLGTVTVSDPGVRLLLANGLTADDVEVTLELPESYVLGSDPEVYAVYTVHGGEKQESTSVRVDAEISGLPELLENSTGQELEAAKAVKPQSHAFWLLGISLGSTAAAALVTFLVVRFITWRKKRRRTRTEQGQTRRSK; encoded by the coding sequence ATGAAAAAACTGACAGCGGCGCTGTGCGTTGTGCTGCTTATGATCTGCGTGTTCGTGCCGGGGGCAGCGGCGGCTGGCCCTGCCCTTGGTGCCACCCGCGCTTACTGCATCATCGATGCAGACACCGGCCTTGTGCTGGCACAGCAGAATATGAACGAAGAGCTGCACCCGGCATCCATCACCAAGGTGATGACGCTGGGCCTTGCCTGCGAAAAGGCGCAGGGAAACTGGGATGATATAAAGCTCACCGTGACCCACGAGGATGTTTACTCGCTGGCGGGCACCGATTCCAGTCACATTGCCCTGCGCGAGGGCGAAGAAGTGCCCCTGACGGATGCACTGTATGCCACCATGATGGCCAGTGCCAACGACGGCGCGAACCTGCTGGCCGAATATGTGGGAGAGGGCACCATCGCGGACGGCGTGGCAAAGATGAATGCACGGGTAGAAGAGCTGGGCCTTGCGCACACCCACTTTGCAAACCCCCACGGCATCAGCGACGAGGACCACTACACCAGCTGCTACGATATGGCGCAGATCCTGCGCTGGGCACTGGAGCAGCCGGGCTTTGAGCAGGTGTTCACCCGCAATGAGATGTACACCATGCAGCCCACCAATATCCAGCCCGTGACCCGCTATTTTTCCCAGCAGGACAAGATGCGCATTGGCTCCAGCCGGTACTACATCTCGTCCATTCTGGGTTCCAAGCTCGGTTATACCAACACGGCCCGCTACAGCTACGCCTGTCTGGCGGAGCAGAACGGCGTGCGGCTCATCTGCGTGACCATGCAGAGCGAGCTGAGCACTGATAAATACAACGATATGCGCACCCTGCTGGATTATGCGTTCAGCACCTTTACCGGCTACACCGACCTGCCCGCGCAGGGCATCACAGCACCGCTGAGCGTGGTGGGCGGCGGCGGGAGCCTTGGCACCGTGACCGTCTCCGACCCCGGCGTGCGGCTGCTGCTGGCCAACGGCCTGACTGCCGACGATGTGGAGGTGACGCTGGAACTGCCGGAAAGCTATGTCCTTGGCTCCGACCCGGAGGTGTACGCTGTGTACACCGTCCACGGCGGCGAAAAGCAGGAGAGCACCAGCGTGCGTGTGGATGCGGAAATTTCCGGCCTGCCTGAACTGCTGGAGAACAGCACCGGTCAGGAGCTGGAAGCGGCCAAGGCGGTAAAGCCCCAAAGCCATGCATTCTGGCTGCTGGGCATCTCGCTGGGGTCCACCGCAGCGGCAGCGCTGGTGACTTTTCTGGTGGTGCGGTTCATCACTTGGCGGAAGAAACGCCGCAGAACGCGCACGGAACAGGGACAGACCCGCCGCAGCAAATAA